In Nostoc sphaeroides, the genomic window TACAGTTTCCCTTAAAACATCCTCCTTTTATAATCAGAGATACCCTAGCAGATAATTTTACTGAAAGAACTTTTTATAGTGGAACTTTACCTAAAATAGAACAGGCTATTAATATCACAAAATTATTGAATAATGCTATTTATTTACTTGCTATAAACACAAATAAAATAAATCTGCAAAATACAACTTTAGTAACCATATCTTCCGTAGATATAGAACTCACTTTACTGAGCTTAGTAATTTCTAATTTAAACGCAAACTTTAATAGAGTATTATTTTTCACATCTGAGGAAATTGATCAAAGGTATTTAGAATTTTTCCCACAATTAGAAATTATTAAAATTGCTCCTATAGGAAATTTAGTTGAATATAGCCGATTTGTTATCAAAGAGCTTAATTCATTTATAGATACTGAATTTTGCTTAGTTACACAAGGAGATGGTTTTATTATCAATCCTCAGCTGTGGTCAGAGGAATTTTTAAATTATGATTATATTGCTGCACCTTGGCGTAAACAAACTCATCTAGTTAATTCTCAAGGTAAAACTGTAGATATACTTGACTTAACTAAAAATAGAGTAGGCAATGGTGGTTTTTCCCTAAGAAGTAAAAAATTACTAGAAGTATCTTCACAGTTAGATTTTGATAACCTAAAAACATCTTCGTTATCGGAAGATTTGATTATCTGCCATTATTTTTATGACTGGTTTAAAGATCAAGATATTAAATTTGCACCTTTAGAAATAGCTGTCAAATTTAGTTTTGAGCAACCAATAGAAGAAATTGACAACTTTTCTTGGGAAAATACTTTTGGATTTCATGGAAAAACTTCTCTTATTCCTGTCTTAAATAAATTATCTCAAGATTTTAATTTAGATTGTACTTCAGAAAAACAGCAAAACAGCAATTTTATAAATGATTTTAAATTGAAGGAAATAAATATAGTCATTTTTCCAGATTGGTCAGTAGATGAAGACGATTTAGGTGTTGAAATACAACAAGTTATTCAAAGTATAGCTACTCACCCAGATAAGAGCAAAATTACACTTTTAATTGATACTAGCGATACTTCGGGTGAAGAAGCCGATATTTTTCTAGCGGCTATAGCTATGAATATAATGATGCAAGAAGAAATAGATATAACTGAGGAATTAACAATTTCCTTAATAGTTGATTTGACGGAAATTCAGTGGCAAACTTTACTCCCTCTTATTAATGCGAGAATTTCTTTAAAACATGAAAATCAAAAGATAATTGTCAGCAAACAAGTAGAGCAAATTCCTTCATATTTTCTAAAAAATTTAAAAGAAGTAAGTACAGTACAGTTTTTTTTAAGCTAGGTAATAGCTTATTTGTTCAAGGTAAATATCAAGAAGCGATCGCGCAATATCAAAAATTCCTAAAAATCCAATCAGGTGATGCAGATATTTATTGTAACTTATAGCGGTTATCGATTGGATGAGAACACCAAAGTCCTTGCTGTCAAATCATTCCAGCATTTTTTTTGTATCTCACTGAACTGCACACCGCTATAAGCTATTGCTATAGACAGTTAAACCTGCTAGATGAATATTTTAGTACTCTCCAGCAAGGAATTAAGCTTTACCCTACAGATGAAAGACTACATTTTTCATTAATCATCGATTTGCGGCAGAATGGACGTATTCAAGAATCAATTTTAAGTGCCGATCATGCTGCTAAATGCTTCCCTGATGATTATACTTTTCAACTCCTCAAATATTTAACAGTTCCATCAATATATGAGAATCAGGCGGAAATTAACTTTTTTCGCCAGCGCTACACCCAAGGGCTACAAAAGTTAATTCAGTATACATCTCTTAAAACTACACAATAACAACATAGTGCTTTAGCAGGTATAGCTCGCCTCACAAACTTTTTCTTATCATATCAAGCACAAAATGATATAGATTTGCAACGCCAATATGGAAACTTAGCGCATGAAATTATGGGTGTTAACTATCCACAATGGGTGGTTCCTTTATCTATGCCTAAGCTTCAGCCTAATGACAAAATTCGTATTGGTTACGCTTCCCATTACCTACATTGTTATAGCTGACTTTTCCCGTTATCTCCTTGATTGAGCGATCGCTTACTATACGCCTAGCTCAAAGCCCTATTCTCTCGTGATTTATTGTCACTAATATTAAGTTATTGAGAATAAACTATAATCTGAAACTCCTGCTGCTTCGTTGTTTCATGACTTAACGGGAAAAGTCAGATTGTTATAGTGGGACACTTTGGTTAACAGGTTGGTTGCGTCAGAGCAATCATGAAAGCTTTGAAATCTACTGCTATTACACAGGAAATGAGCCAGATCCAATTACCCAAAAATTTCAAGAATATAGTGATGTTTTCCACCATATTCCTTATAATTTATCAGCAGCCTGTGAACAAATAATTGCTGATAAGCTGCACATTTTAGTTTTTCCCGAAGTTGGGATGAATCCGCAAACTCTGCAAATGGCAGGTCTGCGGCTTGCGCCTGTGCAATGTGTCGCTTGGGGACATCCGGTAACAACTGGCTTACCTACAATTGATTACTTTTTATCTAGCGAGTTAATGGAACCTGAAAATGGCCAAGAGCATTATTCAGAAAAATTAATTCGCTTGCCTAATATTGGCGTTTCTTATCCTAAACCGTATATTCCACCAGTTATCAAAACTCGCTCAGATTTTCAGCTACTAGATGATGCGGTTATCTATTTATGCTGTCAAGCTCCTTTCAAGTATCTACCGCAATATGATTTTATTTTTGCTGAAATTGCTCGGCGTGTTCCGCAAGCTAAATTTGTGTTTTTGCGTGGTACTTTACTTCAGCCACGCCTGAAGCGGGCTTTTGCTGCTATCGGTTTGAACAGCGAGGATTATTGTGTATTTATCAGTATTGCAGAGCGACTGGACTATCTAATGATTAACTTACTTTCAGACGTTTATCTAGATACCTTCACCTGGTCTGGTGGTAAATACTAGCTTAGAAGCGATCGCTTGTAACTTACCTATTGTTACTTGTCCAGGGGAATTTATGCGGGGTCGTCATTCTGACAGCTTTCTGAAAATGCTAGGAGTGACAGATACTATTGCTGAAAATGAAACTGAATATATTGAAATTGCTGTCAAATTAGGACTAGACCAAGCTTGGCGACGCAGCATTGCAGAGCAAATGGCCCAAAATCACGATCGTCTCTTTGATGATAAAGCTTGTGTCGCAGGTTTAGAAGCCTTTTATAAAGAAGTTTGTAGTAAGCACTTCAGTGCTTAAATTTGTAATTACAGAGGAGGAGGACTAAAGTCCTCACTACAAACAATTCAAAAGTTTGTAGTAAGCACTTCAGTGCTAAAAAAATCTATGTATGAATATTGGAAGCTTACAGCAGAACAAAAAGCTGAACTAGTGAAATATCGCTTAAGCCAGGGTTATCCACCACACTCACCACCACATGAAGTCCGAGATAAACAATTTTATTTGCTAACTGTAGCTTGTTATGAACATCAGTGTCATATACACACTGAATCTCGTCGTCAGCAATTGCTAGATATGATTTTTGATAGGTTTGGTGGGAGTGTAAATGAAGAGAGGAGCGCTAAAGCGCTCACTACGAACTTAAGAATTTGTGCTTGGGTGGTTTTGCCTAATCACTATCATCTACTGATTGATGTTGAAAATTTTGATGTATTAGGTGAATTATTTCGGAGAATACATGGTGCGCTTTCTCGACAGTGGAATATAGAAGACAATATTACTAAGAGAAAAATTTGGTATAGTTGGAGCGATCGCGCTATTCGCTCGGAAAGACATTACTATACAACTGTTAACTATATTCATTACAACCCAGTTAAACATGGTTTAGTCAAATCTCCTTACGACTGGGTTGAAAGTAGTGTTCACTGGTATTTACAAGCTTGTGGACGGCAATGGCTGCGTGATTGTTTGACTCAGTATACAGTGCAAGATTATGGTAAAGATTGGGATAATTTTTAATGTTCGTAGTAAGGGCTTCAGCCCTTATTAACAATCTATTTTGAGGGCTGAAGCCCTCACTACTAGCTTATTTTCCCTCAATATACTTTTGCCACATTTGCTGATAAGCTTTTTCCATTTCGTGGGCAAATTTCTTACCATTCCACAGAGGTGAAGTTTGTCTTGACTGTCGCAGTTTCCACGCAATTTGTTGTCTTAATTTCTCATCTTTACCCAACCTCACACCCCACTCTACATACTCTTCATCACTCCAAGCTAAACCTTCTGTAACTCCTACATTCATCATCATTGTGTAGCTGTTACGCGCTGCAAATTGTTCTCCCACTCTGGTGACTATGGGGATACCCATCCATAATGTTTCTAGGGTTGTGGTTGCACCGTTGTAGGGATAGGTATCTAAGACAATATCCGCAATGGCTAAATTGGCACGATGTTCCATATCTGTAGGTGCAGAAGGTAGAAACCTTAAGCATTCTAAATCTACTCCTTCGGCTTTAGCAATTGGCGTAATCAAGTCTTTTAAATCTTGATGGTTAGATCGATGACTTTTAAGTAGAAAATAACTATTAGGGACTTCTTTAATAATTTGCATTTGTAACCGGATATTATGGAGATTACGTTTTACTCCAAGTTGGGAACTAAAATAAATAATCCCATTATCAGGAATATTTAAAGATTCTCTGCTGATAGTTGGTGTTCCTACAGTGAAGCCATCAATACCAATATAGTTTTGAGGGAGTCGCCAAATCTTTTCACTATAATAATCTTGTGCTGATTCTGGTAATACGTAGTTATCAGCAATAAAATAATCAACGTTTGGGAAACCAGTCGCGTCATACCCTAACCAAGTAACTTGAATTGGTGCCGGTTTCAGGGCGACAATAGCACAATTTCCATAGGAAGTTAAACTATCTAAATCAACTAAAATATCTATTTCATCTTGGTTAATTTGATCTGTAATTGTCACTATCGGAAGAGATCCTTGATAAAAATGATCACCAAATTCGTTTTTATAAGCTTGTTGTAGTGGATCTTCAGAAACCTCGCCTAAGGAATATAAATGAATATCAAATTGTTGACGGTTATGATATTTTAATAACCACCAAGCTAAAAAACCGACAGAATGAGTACGAAAACATCCTGATAAATAGCCTATTCTGAGGGGACGCTCACTCAAAGAAGGACGAGGTGAGAGAAAACGTTGTTGATAAGTGCTGATATATCCAGGAAACTTTTTCAATATCAGTTCTTGACATAAAGCAGCTATTTTATTGCGAATTAATCTATTTTCCTGGGGATTATCTTCCATATATAGTAAAAAAGCCCCAATAGCTAAAATTTGCACTAAACTTTCGCTTTCTATTTGACTGATGACAAGATTAGATAAGAACAGTTTATGTTTTTGATAAGCTTGAACTATTTTTTCCCAACTATCACAAGAAGTTAATAGTGCTTCCAGCAAAAATTGAGTGCCGACTATTTGATCAATGGGTTCTTGAGAAATTTCTAAATATTTATTTGCCCAATAAATAGACTCTTTAGTATAATCTAGTCCTAGTCTTTGCAGGGGAGAAATAATTTTTCTAATACATTCTAAATTATTCGGTTCTAGCCGGAGCGCAATTTTTACAAGATAAATTGCCATGTGCTGGTAAAAAAAATAATGATAGGCATCAGCTTTCTCTGTCAATAATTTAATAATAGTTTCAGAAGTTAATAAATAAGGTATAAATGCTTCCACCAGTTTATCTATAGAGGGAGGAGGACTAACCGGGTCAGGATGAACTAACTTTTCAATCACCTTAACTAATAAATTTTCATCAAAAACAGGGGTTTCTATTAGTTGAGATATAGTTTTAATTAATTGATTAATATTCGTTTCCTGATCATGAATCTTTAAATCAATGTTTAGTTCAATTATTTTTAAAAGATTATTAATATCATCAGGAACAAATTCTCTAATGTGCTGACGAACTACCCAAGCTATTTGATAGTTAGAATTGGCTTCTTGTTGTTGAGCAGCATTTAATAAAATCTCTGTTAATTGTTGCAGCGATTGTTCTGACTCTTGTTCTCCAGATTCGAGAAATGGAGTCATCCAAGTAATCTGCGCTTCTTCTTCTCTTCCCTCTAATAATAAGGCTAATCCTAAATACCAATAATTATAAACTTCTTCGGGATTTTCAGTAATATTTTGTTCATATTGTTGAATAGTTAACAAGGTTGGGATTGAATAAATTTGATTATCTAACTGGATGGTCATGATTGAAAACCTTAAATTTGTTTTGAAATTTGTTGCCAAGTGAGATTAAACCTGATTTAAAATAAGCTCCAAAATCCAAATTAACTTAGGGATTAACACTTGTTAATAGTTAAATTATGTGAATAACTTATATCAAAAAAAATGCTAGATGAATTGAAGTGCATCTAGCATTTTTAAACACAAAGGATTAAACCTTATTTCATCTCTTCCCCAGTCGTACAGGACGCAACAGCACCAGCTGCCAGTGCAAGTGTGGGAGGAGTAGCAGTAACTCCAGTTGTTTGACAAGCAACAGCAGAAGTTTGTCCACTTGTGAGAATTACGACACCACCAGCAAAGCTTTTGAGAGAGTTTGCATCCTTAGCTGCTGCATTAAAAGTTGTACTTACACTAGTTGGAGTTGCTGGAGATATTGTATAAGCATAGGACACGGTTGAGGAAGGGATACCAATTTGCAGCTGGTCAATAGTGCCAGCAAACGATGGGTTTTCGATCCGGTAAGATTGTTGCGCTCTGTTAACTGAACCAATGTAGGTTTTCGCTTCAGATTGTTTAGCTTTTGCTGCTTGGTTCAAGAAAGAAGGTAGGGCAATAGCCGACAAAATACCGATGATGATAATTACTACTAGTAATTCAATAAGTGTAAAACCCTCATCTCCCTTCTTCTTGGCGAGGATGTGTTGAAGAAACTTGGCCTTTAGTTCGGTTTTCATAAGTGTTTTCCCTGGTGTAGGATGTGGTTGTGTGTTCTAGATACAACTTACCCAAGTGCGATCGCTTTCCTATCACCTTCAGAAAAAAAGTTTGGGTAGATGCGGTTACACAATCCAAAATCCTTGCAACTAAAAGCCCCTGGTCTACACCAAGGGCTAGATTCTCAATTTCAATAGTCGGATTGCCTTATTCAAACTCAGGTGGCCACAACTCTAATATTGCCAGTTCCCAACCTGGTAGCAAGTCCGGTAATGTAAGTGTGTCTCCATTCTGCAATACCACTGGAGCTTGGTTGATTCGATAAACCGTTACTGTCAATTTGTCAGGGTCAATCAATATGCCGACTATAGACCCAAGTTGCAAAAATAGCTGAATCTTCTCTTCAAGCGGTTTGATTCTGTCGCTTTTAGATTTAATCTCAACCATCAAGTCTGGAACTAACTCCACAAAGTCGCGCTTGGTCTTCTTCAGCCGATCAGCCCGAACAAAAGACACGTCAGGCGATCGCAGGTTTCTTTTTTCTAAGTCGTCCTCTTCTATATTCGGTAGGATAAACCCTGCGCCAGAACCAGTTACACGCCCTAGTTTGCGCGGCATGACCCAGATATTTAAGAAGGTACTCAACCGTGCGCCAATTTCCTCTGACTCGTAATCTGATGGCGGAGAAACTATGATTTTTCCCTCTACCAGTTCCATCTGCCATTCTGGATGCTCACTTTGTAGCTGCTCTAAATCGGTGATGGTGAAAGACATAATATTACAGAAAATACTCTTATAGCGGTTCTCGTTTACGTGAGGTACACCCGTAGGGGCACGGCACTGCCGTGCCTCTACACCTCGTGATGTAATGTTGTACCGCATATAAATGGGAACCGCTATATGTATCATAAGTAGCGGCAATTCATGAATTGCCGCTACTCTCAGAAAGCTACAATGTATTATATTCAAAGGAAAACGACTCCACAGTTTGCCATTAGTAGCATCAATGAAAACAGATGTAATTTTTTATGAATTTATTAACGCTCCTGCCAATCTCTCAATTTTTCAATAACCTTACTAATATTCTCATCAATTCCTCAATATCTTCGACAACTCTGTAGCTATTAATCCCTAGAGTAAAATGTTTATTTACTCTATCTAGACTTGCAAATTGCCACAAACTTCCTGTAGTGACACAACCAGTTAATATAGGTTGTTCTGCAACAGTTGGGGAATCCTCCCAAAAATCAAGTGCAACTATTTGGGCTACTAATTGAGTGAAGCCTCTACTTAAATCAGCTTGTTTTGCTTCTATGACTAATAGTTGATTTGGTTGGGTCGTTCTAATTAAATAATCTAGTGTACCTTGAAGTTGATTATTCACTCTCAGGCTAAATTCTATTCTTAGTTTTGCCTTCGTGTAATGTATCAACTCTAAGACTATTCTAGAAATTATTACTTCCCTTCTCGCTAACTCAGTAGTCAACTCTACATAAGGGAGAGATTCTTCTATCCTTTCTCTCAATTCGAGCAATCTATCCAATTCGCCTGAGTATTGTGGCAATTGAAATACTTTGTACTCTAGTGAATAACCGAAGGCTTGAGCCAAGTCTTCAGAATAGTAACCGCTTTCAAAATATTTGCTAAAGGTATATGTCTGAGTTGGATCTAGCTTCATGAGATTTTAAATTATGGGTGATATGTCGGGAAATGTGTTGAGAGAGGTATGAGCATTCAAGAAATAGCAGAATTTTTAGAACTAGACGTTGAAATTATCAGGAAGCATCTGCAAGAACAGTCTTAGGAGTTAAGAGGCTGTTTGACAAGTATTGAGCGTATAGCACCATAGGCATTTTACGATCGCTTCCACCATGATGTAGCCGATCGCAATTTGTTATGCTATATTAAACGTAGTCGTTATGAGTTCGTATATTTTCATGGCTAACACAACAACAGAAAACTTGGTAATTATCGGTTCTGGCCCAGCAGGTTACACAGCAGCTATTTATGCCGGACGCGCTAACCTGAAACCCGTTGTATTTGAAGGTTTCCAAGCCGGGGGATTACCTGGTGGGCAATTAATGACAACGACGGAAGTTGAGAACTTTCCAGGGTTTCCCCAAGGGATTACCGGGCCGGAACTGATGGATCAGATGAAGGCGCAGGCAGAGCGCTGGGGGGCTGAACTATATACTGAAGATGTTATATCAGTTGATTTGAGTCAGCGTCCATTTACAGTGCGATCGCAAGAAAGGGAAATAAAAACCAACAGCATCGTCATTGCTACGGGTGCAACTGCAAAGCGTTTAGGTTTACCCAGCGAACATGAATTTTGGAGTCGGGGTATTTCCGCTTGTGCAATTTGCGATGGTGCAACACCAATTTTCCACGGTGCAGAATTGGCTGTAATTGGTGCTGGTG contains:
- a CDS encoding tetratricopeptide repeat protein, which codes for MFSKKFKRSKYSTVFFKLGNSLFVQGKYQEAIAQYQKFLKIQSGDADIYCNL
- a CDS encoding transposase — translated: MYEYWKLTAEQKAELVKYRLSQGYPPHSPPHEVRDKQFYLLTVACYEHQCHIHTESRRQQLLDMIFDRFGGSVNEERSAKALTTNLRICAWVVLPNHYHLLIDVENFDVLGELFRRIHGALSRQWNIEDNITKRKIWYSWSDRAIRSERHYYTTVNYIHYNPVKHGLVKSPYDWVESSVHWYLQACGRQWLRDCLTQYTVQDYGKDWDNF
- a CDS encoding type IV pilin-like G/H family protein is translated as MKTELKAKFLQHILAKKKGDEGFTLIELLVVIIIIGILSAIALPSFLNQAAKAKQSEAKTYIGSVNRAQQSYRIENPSFAGTIDQLQIGIPSSTVSYAYTISPATPTSVSTTFNAAAKDANSLKSFAGGVVILTSGQTSAVACQTTGVTATPPTLALAAGAVASCTTGEEMK
- a CDS encoding Uma2 family endonuclease — encoded protein: MSFTITDLEQLQSEHPEWQMELVEGKIIVSPPSDYESEEIGARLSTFLNIWVMPRKLGRVTGSGAGFILPNIEEDDLEKRNLRSPDVSFVRADRLKKTKRDFVELVPDLMVEIKSKSDRIKPLEEKIQLFLQLGSIVGILIDPDKLTVTVYRINQAPVVLQNGDTLTLPDLLPGWELAILELWPPEFE